The DNA sequence TGTAGGCCCGTACCGACGGCATAGAGGTACAAACTTTTCGCAGCGTGGGGCCAGTCAGGCGTCGGACCCTGGCGGAGGCGCTGACTGATCCTGCTGGGCTGACCGGGGCTTGCGGCGGCGGCGCGGTTTACCCTTTTTCGCCGGGGCGCGAGTCGCAGGTTGCGTGGCCTGGATTCGTTCAGCCTCGCTCATTCCTAGAAACCGGGTCCACCAGTCAGCCAGTTCCGCCGCCTGTTCATCGGCGTCGGCGCGCAACGTCAGAAAATCATAGGCCGCTCGGAAACGAGGGTGGGTGACCAATCGCAGCGGTCGCTTCCCGGTAACTTGCGTCAGTCGCGGTTGCAACTCCCAAATTTCCCGCATCGGCAGGCTATAGCGGCGCGGCAGGGCGACCCGCCGGCTCTGCTCGCGGGTGACGATGTCGGCGACTTCCTGAAGAATATCGTGATCGCCCAGTCCATCAGCTTGCAGACGGCGCATCTGCTCGCGCATCGGCTCCCAGAGCAATGCGGCGAACAGGAACGCCGGATTCACTGGCTTATCGTCCGCCAGTCGCTGATCCGTATTCGCCAGGGCGCGGATCAGCAGGGTTTTCGGATAATGCTGCTGCTGGTGGCCCAGGCAACGCTCGGTGGCCGGAAACAGCCACCCAAACAGCCGGTAATGACGCAGTAGTTCAAAGGTCTGAATGGCGCTACCGTTCATGAACAGCTTGAGCATTTCGTCGAACAGGCGGGCCGGCGGAATTTGTTCCAGCAGGTGACCCAGACGGTGCAAGGGCGCTTCGGTGGCCGGATCGAGTTGCAGTCCCAGTTTGGCGGCGAACCGCACCGCGCGCAGCATCCGCACCGGGTCTTCGTGGTAGCGCTGCACCGGGTCGCCGATCAGGCGAATCAATCCGGCTTGCAGGTCCGCCATACCGCCTACATAGTCCAGCACCGCGAAATTGGCGATATCGTAATAAAGGGCATTGATGGTGAAATCCCGCCGCCAGGCGTCTTCCTCGATGTTGCCGTAAACATTGTCGCTGAGAATGCGACCATCAGCGGCGCGCTCCACACCGGAGTCTTCGCCTTCTTTGCTGCGCGCGCGAAAGGTGGCGACTTCGACGATCTCCTGACCAAAACGCACATGGGCCAGCCGGAAGCGGCGACCGATGAGTCGGCAGTTACGAAAAAGTTTATAAATCTGCTCAGGACGGGCGTCGGTGGCGACGTCAAAGTCCTTGGGTTCGCGCCCTAGCAGCAAATCCCGCACGCCGCCGCCGACCAGGCAGGCGCGATGCCCAGCGTCGTGCAGCCGGTACAAGACCTTGACGGCGTTGGCGCTGATGTTGGCCCGCGAAATGTTGTGTTCGGGACGGGGAATGAGAATTGGCGGTGAATTTGGGTTTCGGGATTCCAAGGAATATGCGCAAGCTCTTGTCTGAAGTCAAAGCGTGCGTATAATACATCTTTCTCTTCAAGACGCCAGTCAGCGATTTTGCTCCCTTCGTCTAGTGGCCCAGGACACCGCCCTCTCACGGCGGGAACAGGGGTTCGAAACCCCTAGGGAGCGCCATAGCACAATCAGCTCAAGCTGAATGAAAAACAGCAGCAACTGTTTCAGCAGCCGGCGGTGAGCGCGCTCTACCCGGAATACTATCTGATCAAGATCAACCAGTTTAACGATGCGGTGAAAGACCCGCTGGATGAATGGATTTACTTTCTCAAGCATGAAGAAATTCAGGAGCATTTTACAGCGTGCGGGTTACAAGCGGCGCGAGAGAAGCTGGATGTGTTGAAATTATCGCCCGAGGAGCGGGCGGCGTATGAGCGGTATATGGAGGATTTGCATTATCAGGCGAGCATAATTTGAACGGTTCGATAGGCGAGATTATCGTTTTACATTTCAAGGAGTAAGCATGCTTGCAAATTATGAAACTGATATTATTGCCTGGTCTCGTGAACAAGCTCAGTGGTTGAAAGCCGGTCGGTTCGACCAATTGGATTTGGAACATTTAGCGGAAGAAATTGAAGACGTGGGTAAGAGCGAACAGCGGGAGCTTTCCAGTCGGATGGCTGTGTTGCTGGCCCATCTTCTCAAGTGGCAGCACCAACCTGAGCGCCGGGGCGCGTCATGGAAAATCACGATTCGCAATCAACGGAAAGGCATTATCCGTCGTTTGAACAAAACGCCTAGTCTGAAAGTAGATTTGGCGGATGCGGATTGGTGGGAAGGCGTATGGGAAGATGCAACTGCACAAGCGGCTCAGGAAACCGGATTATCCAGCTTCCCTGAAGACTGCCCCTGGTCTTCCGAACAGGTGCTGGGACTGGACTGGCTACCGATGTAAGCGAGCATGCGCCTGTTGAAAATCGTCAATTCCGGGCCAGCGAAGGCCCGCACTCAATGGCCATCCTCCAGCCACGGGTTGATCGAAATCCAGCCAACCGGCTTTCCTTCTTTTGCCGATAGCGCCATCACGATGTCCTTATTTCTGCCGCGCAACGGCAGGTAGAGATAATCCGTCAACACGCCGCCATGCTGCTGGAGAAAGGCGTCAAGCGCTGCCTTAGCCTGGGGATTCTGCCCGGCGATTTTCGCCACGTCGAGACTGCGAGCACCCAGTTTTGTAAGGTCGGGTTGATAAGGTTCATAGAATTCGGCCCGATATTCCAAGTCCTTTTCGCCTTTCAGCAACACACCAAACAATAAATCTTGCCGTTGTTGCGAGTCGTCGGGCAGATGCGCCTGCGCCAGGAGCGGGCCGATGCCGAAGCGGCGCTGGAGTTCCGGGTATTGCAGCTTGTCGAAGTCGATATCGGCGGCGGGAATCGAAGTAAACCGGTCGATGCCGAACACCACGAACGCCGGGCGCTCTTGGTAGATGATGGTTCCGCCGTAGATCAGCGCGCCGAGCTGAATGAGGATGATGCAACTCATATCGAATTTCAGACTGGGCTTGCCGGGTTTGAAGACGATTAGGGTCAGCAGTGGCCCCAGGACGACATCGACGCCGGCCAGAATCCGCAACACCTGCCAGCCACCGTCAATGGCGAAGTACGGGGCGGGATACCAGACGAAAAACATGAGGCCGAGGAAGATCAGAAAAATCGTGATGCTGGCGGTCAGGTGCAGGGCGAAGGCGTGTCGTTTGGTCATCGGGGTGGGGACTTCGTAAATGGTTACTTTTTGCAGTGGATGGTATGTCGCGAAGCGCGGAGCTGATCCAGATTCTCTTCCCAATGCACTTTTCCTCTTAGCTCCAGAAGCTGACGGCGTTTCAGCAGCTTGGCGTACTCGGCCAGTGCGGTATTGACCGCCGCTTTTTTGGTCCCGAAGCAGCCAAGCTGCTGAACCTGGTTCAGAAGGCGTTCATCAAGTTCGATCATTCTCATGGGCTATGAAGGGTGGTTTTTAATGCACAATTATAATACTAATTTTTGTCAAATAAAA is a window from the Gammaproteobacteria bacterium genome containing:
- the pcnB gene encoding polynucleotide adenylyltransferase PcnB — protein: MESRNPNSPPILIPRPEHNISRANISANAVKVLYRLHDAGHRACLVGGGVRDLLLGREPKDFDVATDARPEQIYKLFRNCRLIGRRFRLAHVRFGQEIVEVATFRARSKEGEDSGVERAADGRILSDNVYGNIEEDAWRRDFTINALYYDIANFAVLDYVGGMADLQAGLIRLIGDPVQRYHEDPVRMLRAVRFAAKLGLQLDPATEAPLHRLGHLLEQIPPARLFDEMLKLFMNGSAIQTFELLRHYRLFGWLFPATERCLGHQQQHYPKTLLIRALANTDQRLADDKPVNPAFLFAALLWEPMREQMRRLQADGLGDHDILQEVADIVTREQSRRVALPRRYSLPMREIWELQPRLTQVTGKRPLRLVTHPRFRAAYDFLTLRADADEQAAELADWWTRFLGMSEAERIQATQPATRAPAKKGKPRRRRKPRSAQQDQSAPPPGSDA
- a CDS encoding DUF29 domain-containing protein, with the translated sequence MLANYETDIIAWSREQAQWLKAGRFDQLDLEHLAEEIEDVGKSEQRELSSRMAVLLAHLLKWQHQPERRGASWKITIRNQRKGIIRRLNKTPSLKVDLADADWWEGVWEDATAQAAQETGLSSFPEDCPWSSEQVLGLDWLPM
- a CDS encoding type II toxin-antitoxin system VapB family antitoxin, producing MRMIELDERLLNQVQQLGCFGTKKAAVNTALAEYAKLLKRRQLLELRGKVHWEENLDQLRASRHTIHCKK